One window of Nymphaea colorata isolate Beijing-Zhang1983 chromosome 1, ASM883128v2, whole genome shotgun sequence genomic DNA carries:
- the LOC116256106 gene encoding uncharacterized protein LOC116256106 — translation MATLVFHNVVLKDSPLANSKRHQLRFSSAARRSLLPAASRKYAQHQHACLSFRINATSNLSDSQEELKDDVDEACELVKGVELCLGENDDIFHAYLLEAVKNNKGRGILLLSDIFGFQDTSTRDFAYRVACSGYNVLVPDLFRGDPWDKGRPQAELEEWIHKQSTDRLAKDVNTCIKWMIDEFTAAGQPSEKLGIVGFCFGGGWLLKTLANDRQGNFAAGVCFYGTRLNSTLAADVKVPVLFIAGDKDPLCPTSVLMDIRRSLPGSRTVIYPGRGHGFAHRPESAEEDEDAEKAFILMRNWLHDELLRKNN, via the exons ATGGCAACGCTCGTGTTCCACAATGTAGTCCTCAAGGACTCCCCTCTCGCCAATTCTAAGAGACACCAGCTTCGATTTTCTTCAGCAGCACGGAGAAGTCTCCTTCCTGCAGCATCT AGGAAATATGCGCAGCATCAACATGCATGCCTGTCATTCAGAATAAATGCAACTAGTAACTTGTCAGATAGTCAGGAAGAACTCAAAGATGATGTAGATGAAGCTTGTGAACTAGTAAAAGGCGTTGAGCTTTGTTTAGGAGAAAATGATGACATATTTCATGCTTATTTGTTGGAGGCagttaaaaacaataaagggAGAGGTATCCTACTTCTTAGTGATATATTCGGTTTTCAAGATACATCGACAAGAGACTTCGCATATCGTGTTGCCTGCAGCGGATACAA TGTCCTGGTGCCAGACCTGTTTCGTGGTGACCCCTGGGACAAAGGAAGACCCcaagcagagttagaagaatggATTCACAAGCAGTCAACAGACAGACTTGCAAAAGATGTGAACACTTGCATAAAATGGATGATTGACGAGTTTACAGCCGCAGGGCAGCCATCTGAGAAGCTTGGCATTGTTGGCTTCTGCTTTGGTGGTGGATGGTTGTTGAAGACTTTGGCCAATGACAGACAAGGGAACTTCGCCGCTGGTGTCTGCTTCTATGGAACTAGACTGAATTCAACTCTGGCTGCTGATGTGAAGGTTCCTGTGCTCTTCATTGCAGGTGACAAGGATCCATTGTGCCCTACGTCTGTACTGATGGATATAAGGAGAAGCCTTCCTGGATCCCGAACAGTCATATACCCAGGGCGAGGTCATGGATTCGCTCATCGGCCCGAATCCGcggaggaagatgaagatgcaGAAAAGGCCTTCATTCTGATGAGAAATTGGCTGCATGATGAGTTGTTGAGGAAGAACAATTGA
- the LOC116256097 gene encoding uncharacterized protein LOC116256097 → MTVRMMNVLMLVWCLAAAAAAEGETAAVVTDGERAVVAECHREGVRPTQRQQPSNGVSRETTGLVQQDIGDTISADRKTAECFKGKVKKKFKEPTVDTKASDAYGAWKEKSLGMLESAKKVVKDVHAKLSCRTVDAELLIKMAAGQVVQGSENLAERAKVVGKKVVDNTKTVGEMVMENTLTKAKKLKGSTRNAITNIVERTGPSLSEITQEMAHDLKEKAMNAYSHVERKLHQTKEKDWNAITKIVEKMDPSVLGIAQGMAHDVKEKAMNAYSYVESKVHQAKEKDWYAERAKVVGKKVVDNTKTIGEMVMENTLTKAKKLKGSTLDAITNIVERTGPSLSEITQEMAHDLKEKAMNAYNHVERKLHQTKEKDWNAITKIVEKMDPSVLGIAQGMAHDVKEKAMNAYSYVESKVHQAKEKDWCARSLAASRRIIDDTKMIGREVIGSALDKAKQVKASAFNDVAYMAKIIGSSVSKTAQGMAHDVQMKTRNAYSHVEEKVKEEPQQTKELTGASDNLAGQMVHEKKVHEATCHGKDATDDDRRGDLSKEITGTSDNLAALMVHEATCHGKDAADDNERGDLSQIIRKGVGVMYDAVAHAVTLEMLSFLMNVLHSLAFSVVSGTCFWVTFISSQVLSSTLSRQQFELVQSKIYPVYLRTMACGLAICLATHLAICRWVSASQAHKLGAYNLLASLVFVLTNVCVGPQTVKVMHNRLKLEKEEGSCHKSNVDQGEPTLSAGATNVTDAAAHNTSATKTAGNVPTTTTSVHTEQEVAKLRLVQMNRLLKNLKSCSSVLNVMSLMGLIWHQVHLSKQVSC, encoded by the exons atgacggTGAGGATGATGAATGTGCTGATGCTGGTTTGGTGCCTAGCTGCAGCAGCCGCAGCAGAGGGGGAGACGGCAGCCGTCGTCACAGATGGTGAGCGGGCCGTCGTTGCCGAGTGCCACAGGGAAGGTGTCCGCCCCACACAACGACAACAGCCTTCCAATGGTGTTTCCCGGG AAACAACTGGCTTGGTTCAACAAGACATTGGTGACACCATAAGTGCAGACAGAAAAACTGCTGAATGCTTCAAgggaaaagtgaaaaagaagttcaaagaGCCTACAGTAGACACAAAAGCATCTGATGCTTACGGTGCTTGGAAAGAGAAGTCCTTGGGTATGCTTGAGTCTGCAAAAAAGGTGGTCAAAGATGTCCATGCTAAGCTTTCTTGCAGGACAGTAGATGCAGAACTGTTGATAAAAATGGCTGCAGGACAGGTGGTGCAAGGAAGTGAAAACCTTGCTGAGAGAGCAAAAGTTGTTGGCAAGAAGGTGGTTGATAATACAAAGACAGTTGGGGAAATGGTGATGGAAAATACATTGACCAAAGCCAAGAAGTTGAAGGGTAGCACACGGAATGCTATCACCAACATAGTGGAAAGAACAGGCCCTAGTTTATCAGAAATAACACAGGAGATGGCTCATGATCTAAAAGAGAAGGCTATGAATGCTTACAGCCATGTAGAGAGGAAGCTTCATCAGACGAAGGAGAAGGATTGGAATGCCATCACAAAGATTGTGGAAAAAATGGACCCTAGTGTATTGGGAATAGCACAGGGGATGGCTCATGATGTAAAAGAGAAGGCTATGAATGCTTACAGCTATGTAGAGAGCAAGGTTCATCAGGCAAAGGAGAAGGATTGGTACGCTGAGAGAGCCAAAGTTGTTGGCAAGAAGGTGGTTGATAATACAAAGACAATTGGGGAAATGGTGATGGAAAATACATTGACCAAAGCCAAGAAGTTGAAGGGTAGCACACTGGATGCTATTACCAACATAGTGGAAAGAACAGGCCCTAGTTTATCAGAAATAACACAGGAGATGGCTCATGATCTAAAAGAGAAGGCTATGAATGCTTACAACCATGTAGAGAGGAAGCTTCATCAGACGAAGGAGAAGGATTGGAATGCCATCACAAAGATTGTGGAAAAAATGGACCCTAGTGTATTGGGAATAGCACAGGGGATGGCCCATGATGTAAAAGAGAAGGCTATGAATGCTTACAGCTATGTAGAGAGCAAGGTTCATCAGGCAAAGGAGAAGGATTGGTGTGCTCGCTCCCTGGCTGCTAGCAGGAGAATAATTGATGATACAAAAATGATTGGAAGAGAAGTGATAGGGAGTGCCTTGGACAAAGCAAAGCAGGTGAAAGCTAGTGCTTTCAATGACGTTGCATACATGGCAAAAATTATTGGATCCAGTGTATCAAAGACAGCACAAGGGATGGCCCATGATGTGCAGATGAAGACCAGGAATGCTTACAGTCATGTCGAGGAAAAGGTAAAGGAGGAACCTCAACAGACTAAGGAGCTCACAGGGGCCAGTGACAACCTTGCAGGGCAAATGGTTCATGAGAAGAAGGTTCATGAGGCCACATGCCATGGAAAGGATGCAACAGATGATGACAGAAGGGGAGACCTTTCCAAGGAGATCACAGGGACCAGCGACAACCTTGCAGCGCTTATGGTTCATGAGGCCACATGCCATGGAAAGGATGCAGCGGATGATAACGAAAGGGGAGACCTTTCCCAGATAATTCGGAAAGGTGTGGGCGTTATGTATGATGCTGTGGCACATGCTGTTACTTTAGAGATGTTGAGCTTCTTGATGAATGTATTACATTCACTCGCATTCTCAGTGGTCTCAGGAACATGCTTCTGGGTTACGTTCATATCAAGCCAAGTCCTGTCAAGCACTTTGTCTAGGCAACAGTTTGAGTTGGTGCAAAGCAAGATTTACCCAGTGTACTTACGAACAATGGCTTGTGGTCTGGCTATCTGTTTGGCCACTCATCTAGCTATCTGTAGATGGGTATCTGCAAGCCAAGCTCATAAGCTTGGAGCATACAACTTGCTGGCTTCACTTGTTTTTGTGCTTACAAATGTTTGCGTGGGACCACAAACTGTCAAG GTGATGCATAATAGACTGAAgttggaaaaggaagaaggaagctGCCATAAGTCCAACGTAGATCAGGGTGAGCCTACTCTTTCCGCGGGTGCCACCAATGTCACTGACGCTGCTGCGCATAACACCTCAGCTACCAAAACAGCCGGCAATGTCCCCACCACCACTACATCAGTACATACGGAGCAGGAGGTTGCAAAATTGCGGTTAGTACAGATGAACAGGCTGCTGAAGAATCTGAAGAGCTGTTCATCAGTTCTAAACGTGATGTCTTTGATGGGGCTCATCTGGCATCAAGTTCATCTCTCCAAGCAAGTCAGCTGCTAG